CAGGCGAAGTGTTTTGGCATCGGCAAAGAAGGCCTCCTTGAAGGGCCGCGTGTAGTCATTGAGCGCGATTCCGGCCGCATGGGCGCCTCGGATTGTCTTATCATCGACGTCGGTGAGATTCATCACCCGGCGGACGATAAGTCCGCGCTCCTGAAGATGGCGCTGGAGCAGATCTTCGAAAACATAGGCCCGGAAGTTACCGATGTGTGCGTAGGCGTAAACCGTCGGCCCACAGGTGTAGAGCGAGAGGGTCTTCCCCTCGCCCTCACGGGGAGTGATTTCCTCCAGGCGCCGGGAAAGTGTGTTGAGTATCTGCACGGTTGCCATCGGCATGAATTAATTTGCGGGCTATTCGGAAGGAGTCTCCACAGATGCGGTCGCCATCGCCGCGATCCCTTCGCCGCGTCCCAAGAATCCTAGGCATTCGTTGGTGGTCGCCTTGACGCCGACGCGCGAAGCAACCAGCCCCAGTGATTCGGCGATGCGCTCTCTCATCTGCTGAACATAAGGGCCAATCTTTGGTTCCTCTGCGACCAGCGTGGAATCGACGTTGATGATTGTCGCTCCTGCCTTGACTAGGATCGCAGCGACTTGGCGCAAGATCTCCAAACTGGAGATGCCGCGAATGGATGGATCGGTATTCGGAAAATAATGCCCGATGTCCTGCAGGCCCGCCGCCCCGAGCAGGGCGTCGGCGATCGCGTGACAGAGGACATCCGCATCGGAGTGACCCGAAAGGGTGAGTCCCTGCGGGTGGCGAAGCGTCACGCCGCCAAGCACGAGCGGTCTCTCCTGATCTAACTGCTCTAGCCGATGTACATCATAGCCGATGCCGCTGCGGGTGATCATGTTTTGGGAGATAGTAGATGGGAGCTAGGATCCAGGCGATACGCGATACGCAATGGGGATACTGCAAAGATGCATCTGAAAGCAGGAAGTCGGCAAGGTCTGTGGTGTCTCTGCTGATTGATGCTACAGGTTTATCTTTGTCCGCGCCTCTGCGCCTCTGCGCGAGATTAAAGATGCGTGAAGGCAATTCCTCCGCCGCAAGCAACGCAGGAGTATTTGTCAGCGACCGTGTCATGGGCCCTCAGGTCGACCTTGCCGCCGGCGAGCTCGACCATCAGCATCCCTGCTGCGATGTCCCAGAGACTGATCTGACTCTCGATGTAGGCGTCGAGGCGGCCACTGGCCACATAGGCGATGTCGAGCGCGGCGCTTCCCATCATACGGGTCTTGCGCGCGGACCGCATCATCTGCCCCAGAATAGGGAGTCCCTTCTCGATGGCGCCTTCAGTCTTCGAGACTCCCACGGCGACGATCGCGTCGGAGAGCTTGGTGCGGCTGCTTACACGGATCGGGCGTCCATTCAGTGTGACGCGACCGGTGGAACGCGAGGCGACCCACAGTTCATCGGTCATTGGTTGGTAGATCACGCCTGTCGTGAGGACCCCGTTGTGACGATGCGCGATGGAAACTGCAAAATGCGGAATTCCGTAAAAGAAATTCACCGTACCGTCGATCGGATCGATGATCCACTGATCCGCGGCTGTCTGGTCCCCGCGGATCCCCTCCTCTCCATAGATCGCATGGTCGGGAAAGGCCCCCAGAATAAGAGACTCGATCAGCGCCTGGGAACGGCGGTCGAGCTCGAGCTTGATGTCGTGGGCCTCAGCCGAGTCCACGTTGAGTTCCTTTTCGAAGTGTCCTCGGATCATTCCGCCGGCTGCAAGGGCCGCATCCCGTGCGGTCGTGAGTATCAGTTCTTCCATTTAGAATTCAGTAGCGGAGTAAGCGGATGGATGAAACCTGAAACTTGAAACCTGAAGAAATAGCGCCTTCGTGATGAAGGCTAATCGACTCTTCTATTCCTGTTTTTAATAACACCAGCGGACGGATGAAAAAAATTGGGGGAAGCGTTTGTGGCGCTTCCCCCAAGTTCTAGCTCGTCGCCGAAAGGTTGTTCCGGCGGGAGGGACTTACTTCTTTTTTGCGACGGCCTTCTTGACGGCTTTCTTTGCAGGAGCCTTCTTGACGACCTTCTTGGCTGGAGCCTTCTTCGCAACGGCCTTCTTCACCACCTTCTTGGCGGGGGCCTTCTTTGCAACGGCCTTCTTCACCACCTTCTTGGCGGGGGCCTTCTTTACAACTTTCTTAGCGGGTGCTTTTTTCTTAATGGGCATTTCAATCCACCTCCTTTGTTCCGCATGCGCGGCGTATGTGAAAAGTTTGTGAATAAGTCACTGCTGAATGTGAATAAGTCGCCCGTTGATATGCGTCAACGGATTTTCTGAAAAAGTTTCGCCTCCGTTTCCTCACCCTCGTGAGGAAAGTCTCATCACTTACTTGGCCGCGAGAATTTTCTCCGCGTCTGCGATGATCGCCGACACCTCGGCAAGTCTTCCAAGCCCTTCGTACCCGCATGCAAGCATGCCTTCCGCTGGCCCGACAAATGAGGCTCCGCGCGTGCGCAGTGTCTCCGCATTCATCTTGGTCGCGGGGTGCTCCCACATCTTTCCGTTCATCGCCGGCGCGATGAGAAGAGGGGCGCGTGTGGCGAGCGCGACCGATCCCAGCGCATCATCCGCAAATCCATGAGCGAGGCGCGCTAGCGTGTTCGCGCTAGCCGGCGCGATGAGCAGCAGATCCGCGCGATCCGACAACTCGATGTGCCCGGGCTTCCAGGCTCCTGAATTTTCCTCGGAGAGATCACACAACACGGGATTGCGCGAGAGCGTAGCGAGCGTGAGAGGTGTGATGAATTCGGTGGCCCTGCGCGTCATCACAACGAAGACATCATGGCCCGCCTTGCGGAGCTGGCTGACAATCTCGGCCGCCTTGTACGCAGCGATAGATCCGGTCACACCCAGGACGATCGTTTTTCCCCGGCCGTTAGGTGATTCTTTCCCTGCGTTTTCCATCGTCTCCATAATGGTCAGCCCACGCTTTCCGTGACGACGGACATGCGGCGGCTGAGGTAACGCTCGGCGCGCATGACAGCCCGGAACTTCTCTATGTTCTCCTCCATCGAGCCGCTGATAATCGTGTAGCGATAATCGCGCCAGCATTCCATCTCGCGGGCTGCGTTGCTCATTCGGATCTCTACTTGCTCGGACGTCTCCGTGCCACGGCGCATGAGACGCCGGCGGAGCTCTTCGAGATCGGGGGGCATGATGAAGACATCGGCGAGGGCCTCGAGGATGATTGGATCTCCGCAGGCGCGGATGTTGTCGACGCCGTGCGTGTCGATGTCGAGGAGCACGTCGATGCCGTTCTTGAGGTTTTCGAGCACGGGTCCCTTCAGCGTGCCGTAGTGGTTGCCGTGGACCTCGGCATGCTCCAGAAATTCTCTCGCACCGAGACGCCGTGTGAATTCCTCACGGGATAGGAAATGGTAATCTTCCCCGTCGATTTCCCCGGTCCGGGGTGCTCGGGTCGTGCAGGAGACGGACCAGACGAAGTCGGGCTTCTGCCGCAGCGTGGTGCAGAGCGTCGTCTTCCCGGCACCTGAGGGTGCGGAAATCACGAAGAGGATGCCGGAGCGCCGAAAGTTGTGGGATGGATTATTCACGCGGATTACTCGAGATTGGCGACTTGTTCGCGGATTCTATCAAGCTCCGCCTTGGATTGCACGACCCGTTGGGAGATGGACGCATCCCCGGCCTTGTTTCCGAGCGTGTTGAATTCGCGGAACATCTCCTGGGCCAGATAGTCGAGCGTCCTGCCGGCCTGCTCGGAACTGTTCAGCGATTCTCTGCACTGCACGAAATGGCTCTCCAGTCGGGCCAACTCCTCGGTGATGTCGCTGCGCTCGGCCATGAAGGCGAGTTCCCGTGCGAGCGCGGGATCATTCGCAGGTAAAGGAAGTCCCAACTCCTCCAAGCGGGCCTTCAGATGATCGCGCCGCAAACGCAGCACGGCGGGGACGCGGGCGCGGATGGCCTTGGCCGCGGACTCCAACAGCTTGATGCGCTTGAGCAAGTCCGTGACGAGGTGAGCCCCCTCCTTCTTTCTCATCACGATCATTCGATCCAACGCCTCAGTGAGCGCTGTCTGCAGCGCAGGCCAGAGAGTATCGGTGTCCGGAGGCTCCTCTGTGCCGTTTCTCATCACGCCGGGAGATCGGAGCAATAGCTCTAGAGAGATCTGCCCGGGAAGGCCCAGCTCCGCCTGCAGGGCCTGAAGCTCCTGGAGTGTGCGGCGCGCGGCTTGCTTGTCGACGACGCCCTGGGAGTTGTCCGGACCCGCGGCATTCTCTAGCAAGACAGTCACATTGATACGCCCGCGGCCGATTCTTTTCTGAATCACTTCCCGAAGCTTCGGCTCAAGCGCTGCAAGTGGCTTTGGCAGCGAGATAGCGATCTCGATTCCTTTACGGTTTACCGAGCCGCATTCCACCGTGAATCGCCATCCTTCGGCCAGAGCGCTGGCCCGGCCATGTCCTGTCATGCTTTCCATAAGTTTTATTGTTGAGCGGTTCCTCCCAACGAAAGGCTCCAGATCCAAGGTGCTCCGTAGAAGCCGAGGGCGGCTGGTTCGTAGTTGCCCAAATGCGAGGTCACCCATCCAGTAGCCGGAAGAGGAAAAAGCAGGTTCTGTCGGCACCACGATGTTTCCTGCAACAAGAGGCTCTTCCTCTTTTCAGAGCGGCCTGCCAGTGACATCAAAAGGTCTGGTGAGCTGATACCCCGCAATCCTTCAAAAGCTATCGTCGGATTGGGGAGGGAGCCGCCCAGGGAAAGGACGCAGAAGCCCTCCTTGGTCAGTCCATAAGCATTGTCTCCCGAAAGGGTGCCGCGCGATGCCTCCAGAAGTACGTGAGCCTGCGGCACGACAAAGGTGCTGCAGGGAAGGCTAAGTTCTAAATTCTTCCCCTCGATCTTTCCTGTAAATGAGGGGGCAAGAGCCGCACCACCTGCATGCACATCAAGGGATATGCTAGTGTCCTTTGCTGGATTCAACGTCGCCAACCCGTCCGTCTTCAGTGCGACGTCGATTTGCAGATTTTTCAGGTTGTTTTCTTTTTCTTGATCCTGGGTACCTGCGCTAGCTTGAGAGGAAAGAGTGCACGCGGGTGGAGCAAAGGCTGGCGTTAGGTTTGCACGCGGCACGCCTGTGAGGCTATGAAGCCGCAGCGATCCGCTCAAAACAGGAGGTTGAGTACCTGTACGACTGAGCGCCAGATCCGTATCTGCAAGGGCATCGAGACCGCCACCCAGCGGCAACGGCAGATCGTTCCCCATCAGTCGGAGCGTTCCTTTCCAGGGGGTGGTTCCCCACTCGATGGATCCGGAAAGGGTCATGGGCTTATCGTGGTAGAGGGCACTTCCGGGGCCAAAGACCGCTTTTGCCGTTGCTAGCGTCACCGGTAGGGACAGGCGCTCTAGCACGTGAGGCCCAAAAATATGTCCTTCCTCGGCCTCTAGGAGAAGGCTGCCTTCGGATACCGGCTGTTTCCATGTTCCGGAGAGATGGACTTTCCCTTCTATACGGGCTTTCTTAAGGGGCCATGCTTCCAGCCTCATGAGGCTCGCCCACCCATCCAGGGGGACGTGTTGGAAGGATGCGGATCCACGGATTGGCTGATCGACATCCCCTATTCTAAGGGTTCCCTGATCATTGACCAAAGAAAGCGGCATCTCCAACTCCACGGCTAACGGTGAAGAGGATGCCGTTTCCTGAAGAAGCTTTAACTTGGCTTTCCCTTCCCCGGCTTCCAAGGAGAGGGAAAGATCCGCGGTCGGCCCGCCATGCATGGGTGAAAAATTGCGGATGCTCATCGCGGCATGCACGTCCGGTTTTGCAGGTGTACCCGTTACGGTGATCGTTCCCTCAAGGCCTCCTAAAAAAAGAATTTCCTGGCCAAAAAGGCCTGCAATTTCCTCGGCCTTGATTCCCTGGAAGGCGAGGTTGATCCCGAGCGACCCGTCCATCACGATGGTCTTGAGCGCGTCGCCGCTTTGCCAGAATTCCGTTGCATTGAACGGGAGCGACAGTTCGCCTTTCACAAGAGGTAACGGCTTGCCAGCGCGGGTCGCCACAATGTCCGTGGCCCGGAAGGCGTTGGTTGTCGCTGAAAGTTTCATGGCAAGTGACAGGTCCTCCTGCTTGAAATTGGCCTTGGCGAGTTCCACTTTTCCCGGTGCGTAAGTTCCCTCGAAGGTTCCGGACATGCCGGTGGTTGTCCACTTGCTCACCCATCCGTTAACCTGAGTCTGAAACGATCCGGTGTGAACTTCTGCGGCGCCCTCTCCCTGCCAGTGAAACTTCACTCCGCCACCCCCGTTGACGGTGGCTGTGGTAAGTCCTAACTGGGAAAGTCGCTTTGTCAGGTCGTGTACATCGGCTTCCGCCTCGGCTACGTAAGCATGGGGGCGGCTGTTAGCGACATTACCGCTTAGATACAGGTGATCTCGTCCGCTCCATGCCTCTAGGGAGGTCAGCCGGGTCTGATCACCGGCGAAGATCACGCATCCTTTCAGCCAGTCCAATGGCAATTTACGGATGGTCATGCCGGTACCGGTGACATTGCAGTATCCTTCAGCCTTGTTCTCGGCGCCTTGAACCTCTCCCTCCAGAGCCATTCCTCCACCCAGCTGGGCAAACTGGGGGCCAAATAGTCCAGCCAGCGCACCGGCATCCTCAAGCTCGGCATGAAAGCTCGCAGTAAAAGGAGCGCGGAGCGCCGCATGCCAATCTGCCGGGAGATGGCTTTGTCCCGACGCCGTCAATTCATTCTCCCGTTGCTGGAGATGAAGTTCGGAAATGGTGAGGTTGCGCCCCGTAAGCGTCGTGGCTAATCGGAGCGACTCCCAACCCTTTCCTTCCCAATGGAAATCGCGGGCGATGAGGCGTAATGAGCTGTCGGCATCCACCGGGTTTGCGGGATCGCCACGGAACGTAAAACGCGCCTGGCTGATGACCCCGGTCGCCTTTTTTTCATCCTTCATCCATTCATGGAAGGCCTCCAGCGCCAGACCTTCGCCCACCAGCGTCAGCTCGAGATGGTTGGAATTCATCGCCGTCCCCAAGCTGCCGTCACCCCTCAGAATACCCTGGCCGGCTGTTCCCCTGATGCCGAAATCGACACCACCGGCCACCGGTCGGAGAGACGATTCCTTAAGGAGGAAATCATGGCCCAGATCCAGCTCACCCAGACGAAGTACTCCACCCTCCCAAGCAGCGGGGGCAGAAGCTCTGGGCAGAACGCGGTGCCAAGCGCCGACATCCAAAGACCCATCGGCATAAGAAATCCTGCCGGCCCATCGGTCAGGCAAGCGAAGCGTCAGGCCATTCACTGCCAGTCGGTGATGATCTCCGATCATGACCAGGTCAGCGGACCCCAGAGTGCAGGAAGAGGAAGGGAGGAAGAGCGTGGTGCGCAAAAAAGGCTGTATACCCCAGCGCGGTTGCTTCTTAAGCGGCTTTGCGGTGCGTGTGCTCGCTCGGGTATCCAGTAGCACCTTGGTCTTGCCCGCCATCATCTCCCGGATCAACGGCTGTGGCTTCCCGTCGGAGAAGTGAAGAAGTTGCTTCATCGAAACAAGGCGCACCCCAATCCAGTCGGTCTTGATGCTGCTTCGGTGATCGAGCGGGCCAAATAGCCATGTCACGCCCCGGGCTTGGATCCATCCGTTCTCTGCGAGCGCGAGCTGCTCGATATGCAACTCCCCGCCATATTCCCAGGCAGCAAGCCCAAGGCCACCCCGTAGCACACCGCAGAATACCGGCTTGAAGAAAAGCCAGGTCGCAACCGCTAATGCCAGCAAGGCCAGCGTTCTCCATGCCGTGGGTGTTCCGGACATGGCGGGAGGATGCTCCGGAACCTCGGTGTTTTTGTAACGGGGCGGCATGAGGAATCGATGCGTTGGAAAAGGAAGTATGACTGCTCCCGGCTCGCTTGACCCGCGAAAATGATGCGGCCTGGCGTTCTCGCTCTAAAAGATACAGGCCGCCGCACCATTTGGTACGACGGCCTGTTGTTCCCCCCAGAACAATCTTTCGATAAGCAGAACTTATAGGGTTTTATCTCCCGCGCAAGTTCTTTTTAAAAGAAATATCGGTTTTTCCCTACGCTGCCTTTGTTTTCAGCAACTTCCCCTCTCTCTAGTCTTCTTCTCAACGCATCTCCCAGAAGGGAGGGAAGCCCTCACATGTGCTCCTCATGCCCCTCAGTCACCTCTCTTTTATCATTCCATTCTAAGGGCGGAAGCAGGTGGTATGGTTGAAGCTCGGAGTGCCGGGATAAATCCGGCAACGATCGCGGCGGCCGTCATCCATACCGGGAGCAGAGCGATGTCGCGCCATGGGTAGGCAAGATCAATGCTCCATCCGAAGAAGGCTTTATTGATCACCCACGTCAGAACCAAAGCAAGGGCTGCCCCGCTCACGATCCCCACCAGACTGGCCAACAATCCTATCAGTGAGGCCTCGGCAAGTATCACACGCACAATCTGCCCTCGGGAGGCACCGATGGCCTTGAGCACGCCCAGCTCGCGCGTCCTCTCCATGACCAGAATGCCGAGGGTAAGCATTACACCGCCGACCGCGACGGCTATCGAAATGGTTTTGAGCACGGCCGTTACCGCAAACGTC
This window of the Verrucomicrobiota bacterium genome carries:
- the gmk gene encoding guanylate kinase; the protein is MNNPSHNFRRSGILFVISAPSGAGKTTLCTTLRQKPDFVWSVSCTTRAPRTGEIDGEDYHFLSREEFTRRLGAREFLEHAEVHGNHYGTLKGPVLENLKNGIDVLLDIDTHGVDNIRACGDPIILEALADVFIMPPDLEELRRRLMRRGTETSEQVEIRMSNAAREMECWRDYRYTIISGSMEENIEKFRAVMRAERYLSRRMSVVTESVG
- a CDS encoding phosphopantothenoylcysteine decarboxylase: MENAGKESPNGRGKTIVLGVTGSIAAYKAAEIVSQLRKAGHDVFVVMTRRATEFITPLTLATLSRNPVLCDLSEENSGAWKPGHIELSDRADLLLIAPASANTLARLAHGFADDALGSVALATRAPLLIAPAMNGKMWEHPATKMNAETLRTRGASFVGPAEGMLACGYEGLGRLAEVSAIIADAEKILAAK
- a CDS encoding YicC family protein, which gives rise to MESMTGHGRASALAEGWRFTVECGSVNRKGIEIAISLPKPLAALEPKLREVIQKRIGRGRINVTVLLENAAGPDNSQGVVDKQAARRTLQELQALQAELGLPGQISLELLLRSPGVMRNGTEEPPDTDTLWPALQTALTEALDRMIVMRKKEGAHLVTDLLKRIKLLESAAKAIRARVPAVLRLRRDHLKARLEELGLPLPANDPALARELAFMAERSDITEELARLESHFVQCRESLNSSEQAGRTLDYLAQEMFREFNTLGNKAGDASISQRVVQSKAELDRIREQVANLE
- the ispF gene encoding 2-C-methyl-D-erythritol 2,4-cyclodiphosphate synthase, producing the protein MITRSGIGYDVHRLEQLDQERPLVLGGVTLRHPQGLTLSGHSDADVLCHAIADALLGAAGLQDIGHYFPNTDPSIRGISSLEILRQVAAILVKAGATIINVDSTLVAEEPKIGPYVQQMRERIAESLGLVASRVGVKATTNECLGFLGRGEGIAAMATASVETPSE
- a CDS encoding inositol monophosphatase; translation: MEELILTTARDAALAAGGMIRGHFEKELNVDSAEAHDIKLELDRRSQALIESLILGAFPDHAIYGEEGIRGDQTAADQWIIDPIDGTVNFFYGIPHFAVSIAHRHNGVLTTGVIYQPMTDELWVASRSTGRVTLNGRPIRVSSRTKLSDAIVAVGVSKTEGAIEKGLPILGQMMRSARKTRMMGSAALDIAYVASGRLDAYIESQISLWDIAAGMLMVELAGGKVDLRAHDTVADKYSCVACGGGIAFTHL